In a single window of the Hypanus sabinus isolate sHypSab1 chromosome 15, sHypSab1.hap1, whole genome shotgun sequence genome:
- the mrpl22 gene encoding 39S ribosomal protein L22, mitochondrial isoform X1: MATSLWPGLAAVRNLLTHVHSRLRASCTAVPHLNFHSSLALPAKNWERKNRKVYPPQLPHEPRRPVEVYHCRRQIKYSKDKMWYLAKMIRGLTFDQAVAQLQFNDKKGAKVMLEVLLEAQEMAVRNHNLEYRSNLYVAESFSGKGQYLKRLRYHGRGMFGIMDRVYCHYFVKLVEGSPPIEKKTTGLDQAKEYVQSLRNRTIIHAL; this comes from the exons ATGGCAACTTCCCTCTGGCCAG GTCTGGCAGCCGTGAGGAATCTCCTGACACACGTCCATTCAAG GTTACGGGCATCATGCACAGCCGTTCCTCACTTGAACTTTCACTCGAGCCTCGCTCTACCTGCGAAAAACTGGGAGAGGAAGAACCGGAAAGTCTACCCTCCGCAGCTGCCGCACGAGCCTCGCCGGCCAGTG GAGGTTTACCACTGCAGAAGACAGATTAAGTATAGCAAGGACAAGATGTGGTACCTGGCAAAGATG ATAAGAGGGTTGACCTTTGACCAGGCCGTTGCCCAACTCCAGTTCAATGACAAAAAGGGAGCAAAGGTTATGTTGGAG GTCCTTCTAGAAGCTCAGGAAATGGCGGTGAGGAATCACAATCTGGAATATAGATCCAACCTCTACGTTG CCGAGTCCTTCTCCGGTAAGGGCCAGTACCTGAAACGTCTGCGTTACCATGGTCGGGGCATGTTTGGTATTATGGACAGGGTCTACTGTCACTACTTTGTGAAGCTGGTGGAAGGCAGCCCCCCGATCGAGAAGAAGACCACTGGACTGGACCAGGCCAAAGAGTACGTGCAGAGTCTACGCAACCGAACCATTATCCACGCCCTGTAG
- the mrpl22 gene encoding 39S ribosomal protein L22, mitochondrial isoform X2 — protein sequence MATSLWPGLAAVRNLLTHVHSRLRASCTAVPHLNFHSSLALPAKNWERKNRKVYPPQLPHEPRRPVEVYHCRRQIKYSKDKMWYLAKMVLLEAQEMAVRNHNLEYRSNLYVAESFSGKGQYLKRLRYHGRGMFGIMDRVYCHYFVKLVEGSPPIEKKTTGLDQAKEYVQSLRNRTIIHAL from the exons ATGGCAACTTCCCTCTGGCCAG GTCTGGCAGCCGTGAGGAATCTCCTGACACACGTCCATTCAAG GTTACGGGCATCATGCACAGCCGTTCCTCACTTGAACTTTCACTCGAGCCTCGCTCTACCTGCGAAAAACTGGGAGAGGAAGAACCGGAAAGTCTACCCTCCGCAGCTGCCGCACGAGCCTCGCCGGCCAGTG GAGGTTTACCACTGCAGAAGACAGATTAAGTATAGCAAGGACAAGATGTGGTACCTGGCAAAGATG GTCCTTCTAGAAGCTCAGGAAATGGCGGTGAGGAATCACAATCTGGAATATAGATCCAACCTCTACGTTG CCGAGTCCTTCTCCGGTAAGGGCCAGTACCTGAAACGTCTGCGTTACCATGGTCGGGGCATGTTTGGTATTATGGACAGGGTCTACTGTCACTACTTTGTGAAGCTGGTGGAAGGCAGCCCCCCGATCGAGAAGAAGACCACTGGACTGGACCAGGCCAAAGAGTACGTGCAGAGTCTACGCAACCGAACCATTATCCACGCCCTGTAG